The genomic stretch gaattgtgatttttatttataaataacattCACAGTAAATCTgtgccttttcctctccttcatttctttctcgtgtgtgtgtgtgtgtgtgtgtgtgtgtgtgtgtgtgtgtgtgtagtatatgtacCTAATGAATATACAAGTATGTTCAGTCTGTGATtgcgtgtgcatttgtgtatgtgattGTTATGAACTTATGAAACTAAGATAACAAAATACTATTCATTGTCAGGAAAGGCAGAAATTACAACTATACATATAATTCTGTAATAATTACATACAGAGTGTGTTTTTCATGAAAATCTAGAAGAATTAGTCAGAAACAATAAGCTAAAAAGGCAACGATCCAAGAAGCTAATGGGAATGATATATTTGAGCATTACTTTGGGTTTcagtcctttaaaaataaaagaactcaaAGTTGAGCTGGAGGGTGGATTTGTAACTGACATCAGCTAGGTAGATGGATCAGGTCCTGGTATGAGATCTGAAAGATTCCTAACAAAAGTATCTATTTTCATAGAATTGGGAGACTAGGGTTGTAAAAAGGTCAATGCTTTGATCCTCACTTTTCTGCCCCTGCACACAATTCACACAGACCTAGACACATTCCAAAAGAGGCTCCAGAATGGCAGATCTAATACTGACTGCCAGACTCCATTCTGGCATCAGCTTTCTGAGATCACCAAGCATGTTGTATATGTCAAGAACCCAGGATCTTACTCTCTGGGCAGGTAGATCACATGTGGATTCCTAAAAAGAGGATTGTCACATCTATAAGGTGAAGGCAGTCTCTACAACCAAGAGGCAACCAATTCAAATGTCAGTAAGGTCTTTGCTGGGAATTCTTGGTTTAGGGTGAGACAAAGTTAGCAGAGTTGGCCAGACACTTAAACCTGTCCATTGATCAACCCACCAGGTCATGTTTCCCCTTCAGACCACCATGAGATGGAAAACagtattttcatattaatttgaataaaatacaACATCCTTCTTGCAGTGTGTCTGAGAAAACACATGCTGTATGTGTTTGtactagaaatatatatatatatatgtatatatatatataaattatatatatatatatatatatatatatatatatatatatataatttctgccTTTCCTACCAAAGAATAGAATTTTGTTATCTATCAATAGTATTATAACTTgaatataaaagacacacacacaagcacagactgCATATACTTGTTTACACATATGTACAGACTTCATATACTTGTATATACATTAGGTAAAAACCATACACAAACGAATGAGAAACAAAATAGACAGAAAGGCAGATTTTTACCAGGAATGTTATTTATGAGAAGAAAATGCAGAtcattattttcctgtattttggaTTTATTTCAACTAATTATGTTTATCTGAGTATAATTACTTTGGAACAGAAGAGTATTAGAGTCTTGGGACACTTACTTGTGTttcttatttcattcattcattttatgtatttgtttctttatctgtGAGTGCTGGACAAAtactctctccagccccagtagtAAAAGTCTTTGACCCTCTCTCACATTTTCAAATTCTGTTCTGCTTTATCCCATTTGTGCCCACTAAGTGCTGGCACACTTCCAATGTTGCTAAAGTTGTCTGTCACTCAGTCTAGAAAATGGCAGAGTGAACAGGCTGAAGAGACTGCACTCTAGTCCTCTGTAGGAAACCACCCAGAGAGTTcagcctgggtttgatcttcTCCCTGTTTTTTCTAGTTTGTAGTTAGTAAAGTCATCCAGGAACCAAAGGATTAGTTGCCTAATGGCAGGTGGTGTGGCCCAGAGCCAAAGGATGGGGTGCATTTTTGGGCTCAGGTCACCAGACTCTGACCTTTGTCTTTCCTAACACCAGAGCCCAGTACCTGCCCTGGACTTAAGACTCCACCCACCTCTCTGCCCAGCCAATATTTGAAGCCAGGGGTACAGTTAGAGCCTTCAGATCTCTGCTGAGCTCCATATTCAAGGGTGAGGCTAAGGTCCAGGTATCCTCTGATGCAGTCTTTGCTGCAGTGGGTCAGCTTTGGTGCCTGACAATGGGGACTCAGGAGGGCAAGGACAGGTGTGGTGCGCCGCTAGAGCTCTGTGATCAGGACTAGTGTTTCTTTCCTAAACTTCCAGGTTGCTTCAGGGACACATGACTCCACAGAAGGTGTGAGTTGCCTTGTGATCCTGACCAGCTAGTGGTCCCTCCCCTGGCTCAGTTGCCAGGAGCATCTGCTGAGCACCCATTGAAGAGGGGGCTTATGCACTATGGGGTTCGTGTGCAGAACTGGAGCCACATGTGACTCCGCTTGCCCAGATATTGAGATCCTGAACTCCTGACACATGAGACAGGCTTCAGTATCTCAACGGTCTTGGGCCAGAGACACCTGGGAATAACTGACAAGGGTGTTGGACTTATTTTCCTGGAGGTTCTCTGGAATGTGTCTAGGTCTTTGTGAGTTGTTGTGTTCTAACCTGGAAAGCTAGGCTCAAACCCAGCTCTTTGGAGACTCTATGCGAAAAGATGGATACTCATGTGGAGCTTTTgagatcattttgatgtgtttgctATTAAACTCATGTTAGGCAAAGTGTGTTCTGTTGAGAAAGTGCTCTTCCAATTAATAACTGGCCTGCAACTACTTTTTCTCTTATAATTTTTGATaattaaatgtacagaaaatgAGCATTGCCATGGTATCAATAATACTGGAAATTATATGAAACCCTACCTAGAGTATCACCTATTTCTAGGAAAATAGGGGTTTTCTTCTAAAGATTTTTAgattcctttgtttctttatttgtttgtttgcttgcttggttggttagttgatttttgtttttgctgacaagacaggatttctctctgtagccctggctgtcctggaacttgctctgtagactatggtggcctcaaactcagaggtccccctgcctctgcctcctgcctctgggaataaaggcatataACACCCAGCCTGGCCCAAAGTATCATTTACAGTTAAATTAATTACAGCTAACTCAGACTTGTAACACTAGAAGGGATTTGAATAGTTTCAACAGAATCCTCTAGCCCTAACCACTCTCTGGCTAAAATGGCAAGCAGATGCTGTAGGATCACATAGATCAACAGCTCTGTTCTCAAGTTTGCTGGATCTGGGTTATATCAGGTCTTTGTAGACCTTCTATCTGTGTACTGGCCGATTTTTCTTGTAAACAGAGAACAAATTGGTCAAGAGACTGTTTCCCCACAACTTAGCTAATGCTTTTAGTCAGCACTTTAGAGCCCAGTAGTCATGCTCCAAATTGCCACAcaattctctgtgtgtgctgggaaatgGAGAAGTTTGATGTGGTAGTGTTATCTGTCAGATTGACAGAATATAGAATTACCTAGGAAATGGTCATCTAAACACACTATGAGTTGCTTTTGACTCCCCCTACCCAtggatattattattttaattaggatAGAATTCTGTTACAGTAGAAGGAATTGGAACAATGTCAACAGATCCACCCAAAGTGGATAACACCATTTCCTGACCATGGCCCTGACTATGGATGCAGTGCGAACTGTTCCCTTTATGTGCTGCCTCCCTAATGTCTTTGCCATGAGGAACCAGGAGCCAAAACTCTCACtggagttgcttttttttttcagtgtattgTATCACAGCAATGGGGAAAGGAGCTAAGCCagaaagcaagtcccagatgaaAGAAGTCTAAGAGTTTTACCAGCTGACAAATGGGTAATGCAGGGAAAGAAGTGGAGGATCAGGGAGAAGGGACACAGAGGGCACAgatagagagaagaaagagaaggaggagaaggagaaggagaagcataAGGAGGAGgagacggaggaggaggaggaggaggaggaggagaaggagaaggagaaggagaaggagaaggagaaggagaaggagaaggagaaggagaaggagaaggagaaggagaaggagaaggaNNNNNNNNNNaggagaaggagaagaagaagaagaagaagaagaagaagaagaagaagaagaagaagaagaagaagaagaagaagaagaagaagaagaagaagaagaaagagagcagagtTAGTCTGTGATAAACCAACAGTACTTCCAAAATCACTGCCTGAGTAAAAAGGGCATACACTTGAATTGCTAGATCCTCCTGTGTCCTTTCAAATGGATAGGCAATTGAAATGCTCATTTCAGCAACATGGATGAGCAACATGGACAGGTGACTTCTGAATAGAGAGCAACAAGACATTAGGATATCTGAGGCTTCTCTATGAGGATGAGTTCTATTCTCCAAGCATTCAGATGTTTTACTTCACAAATCCCCTCCTGAAAGAAACAAGATGTTAGCTATTATGCCATTGGACTAGAAAAATTGAGTATGCATGTAAagtccttatttttatttgtttgtttatattgtgtgtgtgtgtgtgtgtgtgtgtgtgtgtgtgtgtgtgcccattgtTCACTGGGGTATGACAGTATTGGTGGGAATGAAGAGCAAACCTATGTATCAGCCTGTGTTTATGTGATATTTATTGTAACCCCTCATTCCAGTCTCACCATCATGGATCCTCTGACGAAATTAAATGCTAAATTTGGCTTCAAACTTTTGAAAGTACTGGATGATGACacctcaaaaaatatatttttatcaccCCCAAGCATTGCTTCATCAATATCCATGACCTTATTGGGAGCAAAGGGAAACACTGCAAGGCAGATAAGGCAGGTAAGGAGCATTATTTCACAGCAGATAAATAATGTGAACTGTCAGGTGAGCTAACTTCCATACTCCAATATGACATAGGGGTGTGACTGAAGATGTGATGGGCAGAATGAATTTCCATGCTGGACCCCAGCTGTAAAATCCAGATGCACTGGAGGTGACTGTATGTGAGGGTTAATTTGGGGCAAAAATAACAAGGGCATGACACCAAGGCCCTAGACCCTCCACTGTCTGTTGTCTGGTGCTATTAGGTCTCAACCCTCCTACAAATAGGTTCTCCGCATAGTATCTTGACTTTTGTCTCCAAATGGCATCACCCTCATCTGGAAAACCAGAAATAGAATGTTTGGGAATTTTGTTAAATGCAGTAATTTATTTGCAGAAGTATATGAACTTTAAAGACAGGCTGCCCCATGATAAGGTAGGTATAAGTACAGTTCACACACCATGAATGTCAGCTAGGACTATGTAACAAATACAACAGGTTGGGAGGGTTAAATAACAGAGTACTTTCTGGTAACTCTAGATGCTAGGTATTGTCCCGGCCTATGGGACAGTCAACAgggacttggggggtgggggcatctgtggagagaatggggggACAAGAGATGGTGAAAAATGGACAGCAAATCAGGAGgtctgatcaagctgacaaatttgTATTGTTTCCACACAGATTatatactcatagaagcaggatatggggtaaggggtgtgtgtgtgaatacacctGTTCTCAAGAACAGGATATTGGCTGGGTaaataacaggaaaaacagaATAGAATGGGTTGTTAGGTACCTGTTctcaagatctatagctatttgttctcaaCTGGGCTAGTACTTTCCCAGAGAAGCCAGGAATTTGTGccagtaagcacttatggctaACAAGACAGTTAACAGGCAAGCAAGGTCACTCCTAACAGGGTATTATAAATCCAGTAGGTGGAAATCTGGTTTTCTATGGCTTATATGGCATCTTTTCCCCCATGGATGTCTAGGTCATGTTCAACTTCTTTTTCTAGGAATATAGATTGGGTTTACCTTATACTAACAACTTCCCTTTAACTTCATTGTACCTTATAAAACCTTAGCTCCAAATACAGTCATATACTGAGGAACCATGTGTCAGATGTCACTATGCCAATGTGGAGCAATACATTCAGAACATGGGAGGAAGGACACATTACAGCCTCTGAACTGTAATAATTCTGATTCACAGTTAAGTGGGCATGTCCACAGTCTCCTATATTCCAAGGATAGGGATATCTTCATTTATTTCTAGTTGTGTTTGATGCAAGTCTTTCTTATCGATGGACATCTTAAGCTATAAATTGGAATTTTGGATTACCTCTTGCTAATCCAGAAGCTTTTTATAAGacatatgtgtttgtttcttcctttgcctGCTTCCCTACTGGAGAGAGAGGCTAGAGGCTTGATTTCAATTTAAActgtctctcattctttctcttttatttccaaaaatatCACATCTAGTGATTGACAATTCGTATGTTTCCAATGGGACTATGGGAAGTTATTTATATAGCTTTTCAGCAGGTTTGGAATGTCTAAGGAACTGTATCTAAGGTCTGGCTTCCAGGTATTCATTCTTGACTGGGATCTTCTCTTTCAAGCAGCTTTGTGTGGTGATGTTAACTCCAGGATTTTCCATGTAGCTTGGATTTCCTTCCACCAAGGTAGCTGAAAACAAGAGATGAAACCTGGCTGCTGTCAGGCCTTTTAAAGCACAGGTTTAAACATGTTACTCCGTCAATTCTGTTGGTCAAATCGTTCTGGAGACAGCCTAGACCAAGATCAGGGAAGAGAGTGAATGGCCTGAGGTCAGAAGTCACCTGTCCTTGAATGATAGCAGTTCTGGTTAATAGTCCTGCTTGCATCAAGAGCAACATTAGTGACCATGAAGTGCCAACTCTATTCAGACCAGTGCTGACAGGGCATGGTGGAGGTCCCTAGAAAGAGAAACTTCAAggtcattttttaattgggttgttctTTGAGTGGCAGCAGGGATCTATGAAATTCTGGGGATAAGTTTAGTGGTGACTCATTTCCTATAGCTGGGCCTAATGAAGTGGTTTTTAATCTGTTTTGGTTTTAGACACTTTCTTTGGATAAATGCAGCAGTGATCCATGTGAAGATATCCACCAGGACTTCCATTTACTTCTCAATGAAGTGAACAAGACTGATCCTGGGATCAtactcaaaacagaaaacaggctcTTCGTGGAAAAGACATTCCATATTAAAGAAGTAAGTGTCGTGTAGTACTTAGATACATTAAGCTGAAGTTATCTTCTAGCCATTGTTTAGTCTTATACACAGGTATATACATACCTTCAACACATAGGCACAGATCCACAAGAAATGTACATTTGCCTTACCCATATAAAGACacaattgaaaaattaaaaacagttcaCTCAAAGAAGAATTAAGTATGTAGCCGTGAGATGAGCTGTTTCATAGAAATATTGAGAAACTATTCCATATACACTGTAAACATAATGGAAGTTTCAGACCATTTATACTGTATTGAGATTTGTGTTGTAACAAGGCAGAGTGTGGGTGGTCCTCAATGACATTGTTTCATAGATTATATCAGCAAGTGGCTTATTCATTAATTTGCATTGTGCTGCTGATCATTTCCATTTAAGGCCTTTCGTGCCACACCAATTCTTCACTACTGTTCAACAAAAAACACACCCCAGAATGGTCAGTGTTTTTGTGAATTTCTTATCCCCCGCAACTGAGCTCACATGATGACCATGTGACACATAGCTATCCATATTCCACAtggtaaagtaaaataaattaacatgatATACTCAATTTCATAGTTTCCTTGGTGACTTCCCTTATGGCTGTGGCTATAGGTGACACTATTTTGAGTGGTGGAAATTTGTATCATGTTATCATGGAAATCTTCGATAAAAGGTATGGCCCACAAACAGCACAGAGGTTCCATAGCACTTGTGGAGTTAACCTTCACTCTATCAGTGCCATGGCCTGCTGCAGTTACAGCAGTATGATACTACATCTGACTGTGTTCCCAGTTATCTCCTTGAGCCTCAGTTACTAATATTTAAAAGATCCAACTGTTTGTCATGTTTTTTAGTGATTCTTATCAAAACCAGCACCTTACCTCATTTATAATCTAAGGTTGAAGAAAGCCAGAAACAAGAAGGCTAGATTTTAAActgtttttgtgtatttgtttgcaAATCATTTCTGTATATctgattttctgtttccttgcATAGGAAAGGAGGCTGTTGGTGCTAAACACTTTCATGACCATGTAATTATGTTACTATGTTTCAGTCTTTTAAAGATGCCAGCCAAAAGTTCTACAAAGCAGAGATAGAAGAACTCGACTTTAAGGGTGATACAGAGCAATCCCGACAGCACATCAACACCTGGGTAACCAAAAATACAGACGGTAAACACAGAGTtactctatttttgtttgttgttttgtgctGAGATTTGAATCCAGGACCCTGAGAATGCTGAGCTGGAtcttctctgccactgagccacaccccatcCCTCTAAGCagttaatatacattttaaaaagtggtacattagtttctttgtttgttgtaaGTTTGTGTATGTCAATGCATAACTATAGTCAGGAAAACACacaagagttggttttctctttctaccactgGCTGCTAGGGATTCTACTCAATTCttcaggtttggtagcaagcacctgTACTTGCCCAAccattcctgtctctcctcttttaatttttgtttttggagacagggcctctctataTACacagtcctgaaactcactaagtagaacaagctgaactcaaactcagaggtttgcctgcctctgtatctcaagtcctaggattaaaggtgcatgccaccgtACCTGGCTTTTTAGtctatttttaataatcattGTGTTAGTTCCTTCACAAGTGAtccaaatgtaaatattaatgACCATTTGTTCTTTAAATCGGGACTTCTTTTAACATGCCTTGATACTGAACCAAAAGATTTGAGTATGCTAAGCAATATTTTGCCTAGAGTAAAGTACTCTAACATTGATCTGCATCTTTAGCTCTAAATCAGGAATCAgaactctctctttttcttatttcaggacttgtctgtgtagccctggctgtcctgaaattcactctgtagaccatgctggtacAAACCCAtgctttcttgttgttgatgTCAGTATTGTTGATTTAAAGACAAGTGTCCCTTTATATTGAGAGAAGTGAAAGGTCTTATCTATGCTCTTGACCAGAGGAGGATGTTGCACAATTTGCCTATGATTCCTTGGCATGTATCAGCCTACTCTGCTTGATACTTggttcattcttttctttgttactgttctaatgctgtgaagagatacgaagaccaaggcaacttttataaaagaaagcatcacaCTGGGTGCTTGCTTATAGTACTTATATGTTTAGGTCATGATCAATATGCCAGGAagcagtcagacatggtgctggacaaGTAGCTAAGAACTTTACATCTTGATTGACAGGAAACAGGCAGTGAGTTAGACAAAGTGAACCTGCTGAGTGTTTTTAAATCTTAATGTCCACCCCCAACAATACACCTCCTCCAAAAAATGCTATACCTACTAGTTCTTCCAAAACAATTTAACTGACAACtgagcattcaaatctatgagtctaTGTGGGCCAGTCTCATCAAAACCATCACATAtctaattacttttttattgttgtttctgttcatttcttttttcagaaaaaatCAAAGACCTGctatctccaggttcagtgaattCAAACACTAGGCTGGTCCTTGTTAATGACTTCTACTTCAAAGGATACTGGGAGAAGCCATTTAATAAAGAGGACACCAGGGAGATGCCTTTCAAAGTCAGCAAGGTAACTATAATGCAGTAACCAAGGATACTACTGAGCAAGTTTCTCTTTTCACACTGGCTTCTATAAAGAGGCTCCTTGTGGAACCTGTGCCTCCCATGTTCCTGGGCAACTTATCATCCAAGACTCTCTTACAGCCTGGgggcctctctcttcccttttttctttcaaaagttgGCAATGATGACTTCAGGGTACATGGTATCAGGCTGGCCCTGCTTCTGTCATGGGCTATGCTGTCAATGGTAGTTATTAAAGGCAAACCTGTTGTCAGAGCTCTGTAGTGTCCTCTAAACAGTCTTTTATAGAACTTTGgagatatggaagtgtaaactctAGATTTGTATGAGGCTCCTTGTGATCCTGAATGAAGCCCATTCCTAGTAATTTACTTCAAGAGTGGGCACACCTTTCTTTTCAGAGTGTCTTCCAACAGGGCattcttgtgtcttctctctcttttagaaGTACCATGTCTCCAGAAGGCTGCCACAAAACAATATGAAGGGAAAATAACTTTTCTCACTCTATTAGAAAAACAGCTGTGAGCAGATGACCTCTGTATTCCTGCCTTGCAGGTGGGATGCCAGAGCACTGCCAGCATGTACTTCAGTGAAGGCAGAATGCAATCTGAGATTGGGTCCCCAGCCCATGTTTCCCAGGATGAGAAACAGTAGGGGATGGGAAAACTGCTGCagttttctatctccaatgtACAGAGATGCTGCTGGGGACCACAAGGAATTGAGAATGGTGGTCCTTGGGCCATTTTTTCCCTATGCATCAGGCAGGAAGGAGATGGTTAAACCTGGGAAGTGGGGAATCAAGTTTGGTTCTGAATGCATGCTAAAACAACAGAGGGTCTGGAAGACAGGCCTTCTCCAG from Mus caroli unplaced genomic scaffold, CAROLI_EIJ_v1.1 scaffold_13079_1, whole genome shotgun sequence encodes the following:
- the LOC110288120 gene encoding serpin B6-like; the protein is MGTQEGKDSLTIMDPLTKLNAKFGFKLLKVLDDDTSKNIFLSPPSIASSISMTLLGAKGNTARQIRQTLSLDKCSSDPCEDIHQDFHLLLNEVNKTDPGIILKTENRLFVEKTFHIKESFKDASQKFYKAEIEELDFKGDTEQSRQHINTWVTKNTDEKIKDLLSPGSVNSNTRLVLVNDFYFKGYWEKPFNKEDTREMPFKVSKNEVKPVQMMFQKSTFKMTYVEEISAKILLLPYADNELNMIIMLPDEHVELSTLEKKITYEKFVEWTSLKNMNEEEVEVFLPRFKLEEIYDMNDVLCKMGMTDAFEEGRADFSGISSKQGLFLSKVIYKACIEVNEKGTKVAAATDIVMMGAPPSTLTFRADHPFIFTLMTEEIVFIGRFSSP